A stretch of the Thiocystis violascens DSM 198 genome encodes the following:
- a CDS encoding beta-ketoacyl-ACP reductase gives MARIALVTGGIGGIGTAICTRLAKDGCTVVANHHPSEADAADAWKQARAAEGFTIATFAADVSSFEDSTRMVNEITEQHGPIDILVNCAGITRDKTFKKMEAAHWNAVINVNLNSVFNVTRPIWEGMLERGFGRIINISSVNGQRGQFGQANYSAAKAGMHGFTMALAQEGASKGVTVNTVSPGYVETAMTLAMDETVRNSIIGGIPMRRMAQPDEIAAAIAFLAGDQSAYVTGANLPVNGGLFMH, from the coding sequence ATGGCACGCATCGCACTCGTCACCGGTGGTATCGGCGGAATCGGCACCGCCATCTGTACGCGTCTGGCCAAGGACGGTTGCACCGTCGTGGCGAACCACCACCCGTCCGAGGCGGATGCCGCCGACGCCTGGAAGCAAGCGCGCGCCGCCGAAGGCTTCACGATCGCGACCTTTGCCGCCGACGTCTCCTCGTTCGAGGACAGCACGCGCATGGTCAACGAGATTACCGAGCAGCATGGCCCGATCGACATCCTGGTGAATTGCGCCGGCATCACCCGCGACAAGACCTTCAAGAAGATGGAAGCCGCCCACTGGAACGCGGTGATCAACGTCAACCTGAACAGCGTCTTCAATGTCACCCGTCCGATCTGGGAAGGCATGCTGGAGCGCGGCTTCGGACGCATCATCAACATTTCGTCCGTCAACGGACAGCGCGGCCAGTTCGGTCAGGCTAACTACTCGGCGGCCAAGGCCGGCATGCATGGCTTCACCATGGCCCTGGCCCAGGAAGGCGCGTCCAAGGGCGTGACCGTCAACACCGTCTCGCCTGGCTATGTCGAGACCGCCATGACCCTGGCGATGGACGAGACCGTGCGCAACAGCATCATCGGCGGTATCCCGATGCGCCGCATGGCGCAGCCCGACGAGATCGCCGCCGCCATCGCCTTCCTGGCCGGCGACCAGAGCGCCTATGTGACCGGCGCCAACCTGCCGGTCAATGGCGGCCTGTTCATGCACTAA
- a CDS encoding acetyl-CoA C-acetyltransferase, with translation MSENIVIVAAGRTAVGTFGGGLSALPATELGAVVLKALMERTGIAPEQIDEVILGQVLTAGVGQNPARQTTLNAGLPQQVPAMTINKVCGSGLKAVHLAMQAVACGDADIVIAGGQESMSQSSHVLPRSREGQRMGDWQLKDTMIVDGLWDAFNQYHMGVTAENIAKQYAFTREAQDAFAAASQQKAEAAIKSGRFVDEIIPVSIPQRKGDPLVCATDEFPRPGTTAETLGKLRPAFDKEGTVTAGNASGINDGAAMVVVMKESKAKELGLTPMARLVAFASAGVDPAIMGTGPIPASTKCLEKAGWTPADLDLIEANEAFAAQAMSVNQDMGWDLSKVNVNGGAISIGHPIGASGARILVTLLYEMQKRDAKKGLATLCIGGGQGVALAVERL, from the coding sequence ATGAGCGAGAATATCGTGATCGTTGCCGCGGGTCGCACCGCGGTCGGCACCTTTGGGGGCGGTCTTTCCGCCCTCCCCGCCACCGAACTGGGCGCCGTCGTGCTCAAGGCACTGATGGAGCGTACAGGGATTGCCCCGGAGCAGATCGACGAGGTCATCCTGGGACAGGTGCTGACCGCCGGCGTCGGCCAGAACCCGGCGCGCCAGACCACCCTGAACGCGGGTCTGCCCCAGCAGGTTCCGGCCATGACCATCAACAAGGTCTGCGGCAGCGGGCTCAAGGCGGTTCATCTGGCCATGCAGGCGGTCGCCTGCGGCGACGCGGACATCGTGATCGCCGGCGGTCAGGAAAGCATGAGTCAGTCCTCGCACGTCCTGCCGCGTTCGCGCGAGGGTCAGCGCATGGGCGACTGGCAGTTGAAGGACACCATGATCGTCGACGGTCTCTGGGATGCCTTCAATCAGTACCACATGGGCGTCACCGCCGAGAACATCGCCAAGCAATATGCCTTTACCCGCGAGGCGCAGGACGCCTTTGCCGCCGCCTCGCAACAGAAGGCCGAGGCCGCCATCAAGTCCGGTCGCTTCGTCGACGAGATCATTCCGGTGAGCATCCCCCAGCGCAAGGGCGATCCGCTGGTCTGCGCCACCGACGAATTTCCGCGTCCCGGCACCACCGCCGAGACCCTGGGCAAGCTGCGTCCCGCCTTCGACAAGGAAGGCACCGTGACCGCCGGCAATGCCTCGGGCATCAATGACGGCGCAGCCATGGTCGTGGTCATGAAGGAGTCCAAGGCCAAGGAACTGGGTCTGACCCCGATGGCCCGTCTGGTCGCCTTCGCGAGCGCTGGCGTCGATCCCGCCATCATGGGCACCGGCCCGATTCCAGCCTCCACCAAATGTCTGGAAAAGGCCGGCTGGACCCCAGCCGATCTGGATCTGATCGAGGCCAACGAAGCCTTCGCCGCCCAGGCGATGTCGGTGAATCAGGACATGGGCTGGGATCTGTCCAAGGTCAATGTCAACGGCGGCGCCATTTCCATCGGCCATCCGATCGGCGCCTCCGGCGCGCGCATCCTGGTCACCCTGCTCTATGAGATGCAGAAGCGCGATGCCAAGAAGGGTTTGGCAACGCTGTGCATCGGCGGCGGACAGGGTGTCGCCCTGGCGGTCGAGCGTCTCTGA
- the phaE gene encoding class III poly(R)-hydroxyalkanoic acid synthase subunit PhaE translates to MSNETFFNNDWLALQRKYWDNWTEMSSKAMGMEGAKLTTPWEGALDHWWQAMSPAAPDASKAFMEKMMEQGKAFFRMAETFGARTGDDNATNGLALWTKAIEDMQKRFTGSLDDGGNAAQRMMSFWELPLDNWQRMMSSMSPMPGDFLRNIPHDQFKGNLDRVLSAPGLGYTREEQGQYQELMRRAADYQSALQEYTSFYNRLGMKSVERMGGYLQEVIDSGKSIDSARALYDNWVSCCETVYADEVATPEYAQIHGRLINAQMALKKRMSIMVDEQLGAMNMPSRSEMRTVQERLQESRRENKHLRNRLHALEKQVAALAGETLSSPPTALKVAASAAKAPARRKPVAKPE, encoded by the coding sequence ATGTCGAACGAAACCTTTTTCAATAACGATTGGCTCGCGCTGCAGCGCAAGTATTGGGATAACTGGACAGAGATGAGCAGCAAGGCGATGGGCATGGAAGGCGCCAAGCTGACCACGCCCTGGGAAGGTGCGCTCGATCATTGGTGGCAGGCCATGTCCCCCGCCGCACCGGATGCCTCCAAGGCATTCATGGAAAAGATGATGGAACAGGGCAAGGCGTTCTTCCGCATGGCGGAAACCTTCGGCGCCCGCACGGGCGATGACAACGCCACCAACGGCCTGGCACTCTGGACCAAGGCGATCGAGGACATGCAGAAGCGTTTCACCGGCTCGCTGGACGACGGCGGCAACGCGGCGCAGCGCATGATGTCCTTCTGGGAACTGCCGCTCGACAACTGGCAGCGCATGATGTCCTCCATGTCGCCCATGCCCGGCGATTTTCTGCGCAACATCCCGCACGATCAATTCAAGGGCAACCTGGACCGCGTGCTCTCCGCGCCCGGTCTCGGCTATACCCGCGAGGAGCAGGGCCAGTATCAGGAGTTGATGCGCCGCGCCGCAGACTATCAATCCGCGCTGCAGGAATACACCAGCTTCTACAACCGGCTCGGGATGAAGTCGGTGGAACGCATGGGCGGCTACCTTCAGGAAGTGATCGACAGCGGCAAGAGCATCGACTCGGCCCGCGCGCTCTATGATAACTGGGTGAGTTGCTGCGAGACCGTTTATGCCGACGAGGTCGCGACACCGGAATACGCCCAGATCCACGGTCGCCTGATCAATGCGCAGATGGCCCTGAAAAAACGCATGTCGATCATGGTCGACGAACAGCTCGGCGCGATGAACATGCCAAGCCGGAGCGAAATGCGCACGGTGCAGGAGCGTCTTCAGGAGAGCCGCCGCGAGAACAAGCACCTGCGCAATCGACTGCATGCGCTGGAGAAGCAGGTCGCGGCACTGGCGGGCGAAACCCTGTCCAGTCCGCCGACCGCGCTGAAGGTCGCCGCGTCCGCCGCCAAGGCTCCGGCGCGCCGCAAGCCCGTCGCCAAGCCAGAGTAA
- the phaR gene encoding polyhydroxyalkanoate synthesis repressor PhaR yields MNSERLIKKYPNRRLYDTEVSRYITLSDVRALVMNCTSIKVVDTANDSDITRSILLQIMLEEESGGEPLFSATMLAQIIRFYGGTLQGMFARYLETSLDLFAKQQQEMTQSWAENPFEAMSRMTQKNVEIWADLQKDFLRAARFEFGGERKKKDDAV; encoded by the coding sequence ATGAACAGCGAGCGTCTCATCAAGAAATATCCGAACCGCCGCCTCTATGACACCGAGGTCAGCCGCTACATCACCCTTTCCGATGTCCGCGCACTCGTGATGAACTGCACCAGCATCAAGGTCGTCGACACGGCCAACGACAGCGACATCACCCGCTCCATCCTGCTCCAGATCATGCTTGAAGAAGAATCCGGCGGCGAGCCGCTTTTCAGCGCCACCATGCTCGCCCAGATCATCCGCTTCTATGGCGGCACCCTGCAGGGCATGTTCGCCCGCTATCTGGAAACCTCGCTCGATCTCTTCGCCAAACAGCAGCAGGAAATGACCCAGTCCTGGGCCGAAAATCCCTTCGAGGCCATGAGCCGCATGACCCAGAAAAATGTCGAGATCTGGGCCGACCTCCAGAAGGATTTTCTGCGCGCGGCCCGCTTCGAGTTCGGCGGCGAACGCAAGAAAAAGGATGACGCGGTTTAA
- a CDS encoding phasin family protein, with protein MNTTDTLNTVNEMASKSVERLTSLGELNVRIFEKMAARQMDALTLYMDHATRVTKLATEAKGYNEFFQGQVDATKELSERVMAESKTTMQLVSEARDDYRAWLEKNTAELTADLRKNTATA; from the coding sequence ATGAATACCACCGATACCTTGAACACCGTCAACGAAATGGCTAGCAAGAGCGTCGAGCGTCTGACCAGCCTGGGCGAACTGAACGTGCGCATCTTCGAGAAGATGGCGGCCCGTCAGATGGACGCGCTGACCCTGTACATGGATCACGCCACCCGCGTCACCAAGCTGGCCACCGAAGCGAAAGGCTACAACGAATTTTTCCAGGGTCAGGTCGACGCGACCAAGGAACTCAGCGAGCGCGTGATGGCCGAAAGTAAGACCACCATGCAGTTGGTCAGCGAGGCACGCGACGATTATCGCGCCTGGCTCGAAAAGAACACGGCCGAGCTGACCGCCGATCTGCGCAAGAACACCGCGACCGCGTAA
- a CDS encoding class III poly(R)-hydroxyalkanoic acid synthase subunit PhaC, with translation MIPIDIRPDKLAQEMLDYSRKLGQGMENLLNAEAIDTGVSPKQPVYKEDKLVLYRYDTPEGVTPSAVPLLIVYALVNRPYMTDIQEDRSTIKGLLATGQDVYLIDWGYPDQADRAINLDDYINGYIDSCVDHLREQLGVDKVNLLGICQGGVFSLMYASMHPDKVNNLVTMVTPVDFKTPDNLLSAWIQNVDVDLAVDTIGNIPGELLNWTFLTLKPYSLMGQKYINMVDMLDDPAKVKNFLRMEKWIFDSPDQAGETFRQFTKDFYQRNGFINGGVMLGEREVDLKNVTCPVLNIYALQDHLVPPDASRPMKGLVGSEDYTELAFPGGHIGIYVSGKAQKEVTPAIGKWLNERS, from the coding sequence ATGATCCCGATCGACATCCGACCAGACAAACTTGCCCAGGAAATGCTCGACTACAGCCGCAAGCTGGGTCAGGGTATGGAAAACCTGCTCAACGCCGAGGCCATCGACACCGGCGTCAGCCCGAAACAGCCTGTCTACAAGGAAGACAAGCTGGTGCTGTATCGTTACGACACCCCCGAGGGCGTCACCCCGAGCGCCGTGCCGCTGCTGATCGTCTATGCGCTGGTCAACCGGCCCTACATGACCGACATCCAGGAAGACCGCTCGACCATCAAGGGTTTGCTCGCCACCGGACAGGATGTCTATCTGATCGACTGGGGCTATCCGGATCAGGCCGATCGGGCCATCAATCTGGACGACTACATCAACGGCTACATCGACAGCTGCGTGGATCATCTGCGCGAGCAACTTGGCGTCGACAAGGTCAACCTGCTCGGCATCTGTCAGGGCGGCGTCTTCAGCCTCATGTATGCCTCGATGCATCCGGACAAGGTCAATAACCTGGTGACCATGGTCACGCCGGTTGACTTCAAGACCCCGGACAATCTGCTGTCCGCCTGGATTCAGAACGTCGATGTCGATCTGGCCGTCGACACCATCGGCAACATCCCCGGCGAGTTGCTGAACTGGACATTCCTTACCCTCAAGCCCTACAGCCTGATGGGACAGAAATACATCAACATGGTCGACATGCTCGACGACCCGGCCAAGGTCAAGAACTTCCTGCGCATGGAAAAGTGGATCTTCGACAGCCCGGACCAGGCCGGCGAGACCTTCCGCCAGTTCACCAAGGATTTCTACCAGCGCAACGGCTTCATCAATGGTGGCGTCATGCTGGGCGAGCGCGAGGTGGATCTGAAGAATGTCACCTGTCCGGTGCTGAACATCTACGCCCTGCAGGACCATCTGGTTCCGCCGGATGCGTCACGCCCGATGAAGGGTCTGGTGGGCAGCGAGGACTACACCGAACTCGCCTTCCCCGGCGGCCATATCGGCATCTATGTCAGCGGCAAGGCGCAGAAGGAAGTCACGCCCGCCATCGGCAAGTGGTTGAACGAACGGTCGTAA